The following is a genomic window from Benincasa hispida cultivar B227 chromosome 7, ASM972705v1, whole genome shotgun sequence.
ATTTTCTACATCTCCAATTTCTTATATATTGTTCATTTAATTTATAGGGTTTGGAGAAAGGGATTCCACCCCAAGTAGAGCCAATTCTCAGTATTTTCCTACATTTTCTTCTGTATTTTTAGTTTTAGATTTCATTTTTGGAATGTAAATACTTTTGGGTGATGATTGATCTCGGCCATATAGTCCTGGCAATTCGTTGAGGTTAGTTTTCTGGCTTAGAAGTAGGAAATTTAATGTTGTGAGGACTAGTTTTTAATGAAATACATATGATTTCTTGcattttttgtctttattttcaTCGTTTAGCTTGtatttgtaaatggatttacgTTATAGTCACTGATGCATGTCTAATAGTTATAGATTAAAACATGAGTGTAATCTTCATGATTCGTCGTGTTTTTAATCGTCCATGAGCAAAAATTGAATCCTTAAATGCATGAAATATAGTACCACGATTCGTATGTGCATGCTTAAtttaagataaaaaagaaaCTGGTTAATGAACTTACACTATCTAAGTAATTAGTCATCTCAGTGGCCCTAAATCGTTATGCAAATGTTAAAATTGTATGGAAAGATAGTGTGCCTAATAGAATAAcatttagtttaattagggtgGTTGCTCGATCTTCCAACAAAGTGACTTTCCAAATGCGTTGATTAGATTGAGTAAGTCAATTATGTGCTTGTATAATCGAATGTTAATTTGGAATTCAATGATCGAGTTGAATTGAATTGCCCCTGCTAGCAAACTAGACTATCCAAATAGATTTGCATTTCACCCACTATCCCTTATTTTTATGCATTTTACTTGTCacactttattttctctctcagCACCTACCCCCTCCCCATTTATTGCTTTAATTAGAGAATTTGTTCTATAAAAGCTACCTCGAGCTTCCCTATAATTCAAGTTTTATTGTTAATACTACTACGTTTTGACAATTCTAGATTGGTTATTCTATAAATTTTAACTGGTTGTGAGAACTTTCGATAAGTTCTTGTTACCAAGAATATATTTCTTAACCAATTGAAccatggaaaaataaattgtcATTATCATTACAAGTTgattatttttctatgtttgaTTTATGAATTAGATCGTTTTGTCACGTAAaagaatcaattttatttttaatatgtgAGTATAGAGATTTGTTAACTTCTCAACTTACAGAAATTTATAGTTATGAAAATTACTTCATTCAATATACATCTATAAATATAGGAATCAAAgttattttttcaatatatatatatgtaggaAGATTATTAATTTATTGGCTATTTGAGCTATGcgtttttattatcaaattattgATAATTCATTAACTATTGCTAGAGCCTATCTTATACTCAAATGCCCAATtgcacctttttttttttcctatttggCCGTACCCAATTACATCATTAGTTCTGTTTTTAGAAATTTCTTTAATTCATTGTTATTTGTTCATTTATTTAGAtagaatatttttgaaattcaaataattgCTACAAATGTCATTAAATGTCCCTTTAAAGATCATTATTCTAGGTTTTGTACATTGAAAAGATGGCTCCTTAAAGCCATTCTTgggatttaattcaaaatttgtgacAAGTGCATTAATCACCATAATTGATTTTGTTAATTTTCAAACATCTTCTACTAATAATCAATGCCAATGGTCATCATCAAAATGTGTAGTGAAAGTTGATTCCATTTGAATgatcatttttcaaaaatatctctttgattgactttgtgatttttatcaataatatggcattgttttgtgaagaaaatataaaaattttcaaaattggcCTGCCAATAATAAATACATGatgtttttagaattaaacCTTATCAAGAGTGATAATctcatttgaaaataaattgaaaaagaaaaaaaaaagtctttctagtatcatacttttttttttctttttttttcttttttcttttttctttttttttgcaatATGTGGAGCGAGAGAATTCGATCTCTAATATCAGTTTTAAGgttttatgttttgttatccCTTTTCTactcatgttttcaaaagtcgagctaagtttttaaaataattttaaaaaaagtaagcaTTGCTTGGTAACCATTgggtattttgttttttattttcgaaAATTAAGGCTATAAACATTTATTCCTTttctaaatttcttgatttgttatatatttttcaatgttttaaaaagaaaagacaaaatttgaaaactaaaaaaaaatagtttttaaaaagtagtttttatttttagaatttggctaagaattcaactattagtatttaagaaagatgcaaatcattataagaaattgagagaaaataaacttaattttcaaatatcaataataaaaaaaaatgacatagTTACCAAACAAAGTCATAGTTTttaaatgctttttttttttaaaaaaaaaaattgactagacgctcaagtgtttttttttttttttttttaaaaaaaagatagatgaaactcataataaacattacttcgaccttcaaatttcttcctttgttatcttcattttaccaatggtttaaaaaaccaacccaattttttaaactaaaaaaagtagttttttaaaacttgtttttggttttgaaatttggctaagaactcAATCgttgtacttaaaaagatgcaaattattgtaagaaattgagaaaaaaataaatttaattttaaaaacgaaaaacaaaaaacgaaatagcTGCCAAAATGGCAGAAGAATTAGAAAGaaacaataatatatttaaaaaactaaaatctaaaagTGAAATTGTTATCCAACCTAGTCTTATTTCTCAATTTTAGGATTGAGTGGAACAAATATACATCAATAAACTCAACATATTATTAACTAAAAATTAGTACTTACACGAAATTGTAAAATATTCATGCGgaggatttttaaaaatagaaaaataagaaaaactatttacacaaaataataaaatgttaatattCTTTGATGAAGACtgatagagactgatagaaGTATACCGGtatctatcaataataaaaaatgatagaagtttgtcactaatagacttttgatagaagtctatcactgctATCAGTGTCTAccagttctttttttttttttttttgttatttctataaattgtttgacattttttctatttgtgaaaattttctcattcataaaataataaaacttaatctctaaattttaagattcacgtgaatgaatttatataattgatttttttaaaaaaaaatcaatgcaaTATAGCACTAATTCTATAGCACAACAAAAATGTAGAGGGAGAAAACCAACGTTAACTCATATTTAACAACTATGGATTAAACTATGTTTCCCAAACACAAACCTAATAAATTTAGATGAAAAAATTTCACAtctaaaaacaaatttaaataaaactctACAAACTAACTCGAGACTAAGAAACTCAATGCACAAACAACCCCTTAAATAGCTCATTGTCCAAAATAATCCTTTCGGGTGTTTGGTCCACCAACTTCATAAATTGGTGTTATAACTCAACTTTAATAGTAAACACTACTAAAGTTTGTATATTTATCGGAAAACTTTATCTTCCACTCTTTCTCTACTTTGCACATTTATCGAACTCCATCTTACAACTATACACTCCAATACACAAACTTTCCAACTCTAACATGTTAGCTTCAAATTTTATTACTCAACTCAGTGCTTCAAACACCTTCTAAAAGTTACCGTTTAGTttttatacatttgttaacCTTAAAAACAAATcatcattaaattatttttaccaACCCGACAACTTGAAACCcacctattttattttttttaaactaccGTAAACCCTAATTTGACAAActaacataattttaaaaataatatactaTTACAATTGTAAAAGGGAAGATTCAAACTTTCGACCCAACAATAGTTTAACCGTTAAGATATATCCAAACTAACAACAACTAACCTAATTTATCAAATAGAAACATCAACTCATTACTACAACTACATATATACATGATAATAACAACgtcaacattttcaaaatgatgaGAATGAAATtggaactaaaattgaaatcatAAATACTAATGAGTTGTTTGGGGTGCTAAGTTGAGATATGATATctaaagtttatatatatatggaatCATATATTTAGGGAGTTCATATatttgtgtttggagtgcaaAGTTAGTTCATATGTCAATGGTATCGGTGCAgttttttaaattctaaataatatgtttttatgatgactatttttgttttaaacgTTTATgttcaataattttaaataatttatttgaataaaatatggattgcattttttcttttatttttttaaagtttgtatttctttttttattttttttggtaatGAAGAACAATTAGTCCACTGTATTTTCTTGCAAAAATATGGATAAATAAAATGGGAAACAAAAGAGAGATCAAGACTTTCGATTCCTAATTTATCTCCACAAATTTCATCCCCatattcttcttttcttcttcatgttGTTGCTCTGTcatgaaagttttttttaattgaatatttTCCATTATCTTAGCAGCCAATGGAATgccaccacatttcttcaattACTTTACATTTAtatcctccaaatttggagaatCATCAGAGAACATatctctatttttcattaattttgctataaattgttttttaaaaaatctccattttatgGGTTTCTTTTgtgttatttgttatttttgtatgtttttgCTTAACTTTTTGTTCCACCATTCGACTATAtacatacttttccaaattcttaacactcatttgatatatgaatttaattaagcaaaaatataatatggtatatatatatatatatatacataaatataatcatGGTTTAACTTTTTGTTAGAGGTGGTTATCGGAGTCCAGAATTGGTCGTCAAAGTTGATCATGCTAGGGTGGTCATCAGAGGTAGTGGTCGTTGGAATTTGTCATCGGAGGTAGTTGTCAGAATTTGTCGAAGGTGGTTGCTAGAGCCTAAAGTTGGGCATGTGAAAGTGATCGTTGAAGTTAATCATCAAATATGATTTTCGTCAAAGTTTGTGTTTTGGAGGTTGTTATCGGAGCCCATAATTGGTCGTTGGAGTTGTCACGctaaggtggttgtcagaggtTTTTTATGGGAGGTGGTTGCCAGAGTCCGGAGTTGGTCGTTGGGGTTGGCCATATGAAAGTAGTCGTCAAAGTTGGTTCTCGGAGTGTGGCAATGGTAGTCATCGATGGTGGGGTCGATGAGTGAAtccattgaaaacattggaagaatgGAGAGTTGGGGTGCGTTACTATAATATACCAATTCAATTTCATCAATATTTAAAGTTGATGGGCCAAATAATGAATTGATATATTATACCAACGTAATTCATCTCATGTTGATAGCCAAATACCCCTGAATATGTGTGAGattatgtgaatcatattttgtAAAAGGTAGGGATAATGGAGGCGAATTCCATGAAAAAGTGGGAGCTTTGCATTAAATTGGAAAGGGAATCAAGGGGGAAAAGTGGGCCCTTTGTGTTTTAATGAAATGtaagaaaaatactttttttaaaaaataaataaataaagcttcAATTTCAAAGCAAAATTCTACCATAAATGACGATCAGTTTTCAGTATTTGCAGCTGCAACCCTTCTCTATTACTCCTCTTTTAATTCCCCCAACTAACCTTCATTACCTACTTTCTCTAATTTATTGCTCTCTCTCAAGTTTGGTTTTGTAATTTCAAATATGAAACCATTAAAatctagaattttttttttttttaagcgtatcaatttatactctcaTTTACTTTTTGTTTGAGAAAATTTCgtcacaaattaattaatttagacaCTTAGTCCGAATTTCTTTTGATAATTGTTCATTAATTTCCTGTAATTGTCTGTTTTGTAAATCTGACGTTTGAAGAAATCTATACACGTTTGAGAATCAATTCATAGATAATTTTTAAAGGTAATCATAATGAAAGGTCTAAATTGATTGtcttatgaaaattttggattttaattgactcaaatcataaattttaaacGATATTGATTGAACGAAATTTGGATGAACGTGTAAATTGATAGTATATAGacataattgttatttattaaagttcaatgattaaattattacaaatttaaaaatataaagattaaaaatataaagactatAATGTTACCAATTAAAactcaaaaattaaattgttacttttatgaaagtttaggtaCTTACAAGTGAAAATTTAAAAGCCCACAAACCTACCCAATGATATCTTAACCTTCTTTTTAATTGTAGTCTCTAATTTTTATATGGAAATTGTttttttccaagaaaaaaaaaacttttgtatTGAAATAATCATGTTCTCTtctcatattaatatttttaaaaagactaaaatatatttatttagtctttattttaagtaattattagatttaaatattGCTTCGTCTTTGTATTTATGGTTTTAGTTGATTttgatttctatattttcaaaatgtatattttgatatctatactttcaactttggttaattttagttcttatactttcaaaatgttaattttagtatttatatttttaactttggtTCAGTTTAACTCCTATACTTTagaaatattcattttagtctttagacttttaactttggttcattttagtcttcgaactttaaaaaatggatcattttaattcattaaaaatgaaaatgaagggaTCAATATGgtcacttttttaaaaaatataaggaTCAAAATGATCCAAAGTTGTAAGTACaaagaccaaaatgaatattttgaaagtataaggaccaaaataaactaaaattggaAGTGTAGGGACcgaaatgaacattttgaaaatataaggaCCAGATTAAGCCAAAACCAAAAGTATAAAAGTATTTATACCTAATTATTAACATAGATTTGAaactataatttttaataagaaaataCTTAGGTGCATCCTGGACTGCATATATGTTTGTGCTTCCTACCAAATTGTATAAATACTATAACAACTACTAATTATTAATCTAATGCAACTCGATTACTTTTCATTTAGATTGTTTAGTCACTTCCTTTATTTTAAGCGAAGAATTGATTTGAAACGAAGCACTACGTTTATGGACATTATAGAAAGAATAAAAGAGGTAAGGAAAGGGCAACAACTAGCATTATCATCTTTTATTTTGTGGCATCcttttattcatatccaatctTTCACTTTCATTGCTCGTAGTTGCTctctttttcttaattatttggTTGCAATGTCATAGACGAATACTTTTGTAACCTTAGATCTGTTAGACTGTTGGATTGAACTAGTGGACTTTGTATCCATCGAAAGTGGTTATGTTTGTCACGGTTGATTTCAGCAACCACTTTTTTCCTgatgtttttatttatgaagGACTTACGAATCATTAAACCAAAGACTTGAAGTAAATGAGAAAAGCTATTGAGAGAATACTAAGTCCAAAGCTGTTAACTTGAACATTGCACACGTGCTTGAGActcttcctttattttactaattaaagaaatcaaatcaacaaaaatttgttcaaataaaattcaataaataaacaaagaaacaaacaaCTTTCTTGATATTGGAAATGATTTAtctaacttttgaaaaattgattaaaaaatgttACTTTAAACATCCCttgtattattaattaaatcgtTTTGATGGGAAATAAAGCTACTGGAGTCATTTGTAAATTCTAGTCTATGTAGGTTCCCCCACcaatattttacaaaattaggTTTTGAATATTACTCCTTGAATAAAAGAACATTCTCCTTTTCAATTTGCCCTTCATGTAGTAAGAATTGAGGTTGACTTGACTTGTTATATGTACAAAAACAAATTGAACAACTTAAAAAGATgacatatatttatatagacCGAGGACAAACGAATTAACCACGAATCTGTTAAACTGTGTCAATTTAAACTGTAAACTTCCGATTTCATCATATTGACCCTAAacttaaataagtattataatttttatattcagTTCAATTTATATTAAGAAGGTGCAATCTGGGCTGCACTTATCTTTGTGCATCTCATCATATTGTCCAATCATTATTTGTCATATGGCGAATTCACTTTACTTCtttctaaatatattttatttttttgttcgtGTATGATGAAAATGTGATACATAGGAATGTTTGTATCTTGGAATGCATTCAAGTATTGCTCTTACATTAATTTGCTTAACAAATTAGTTAGAAAAATTAGAActcattaatttcaataaaataaaattatatatagttgaattaataggttaaattataattttgatcCATGCACCTTgatgtttgtttaatttaatccttatacttttaaacGTCTAATTTTAGTCACTATACTTCTAAAAAATCTTAACTTTAGTCCTTATTGCTTGTTTATTGtagattttatcaatttttttaattatttattagaatTTTCACTTTAGATTTcgaaaatatatttacatattatatttatttgcatgaaaattattattattatttagtcaaattataaaaaaaaattgagggactaaatttaaaatttattaaaaatacagtCCTATATGAattaaacttaaatatttaaaaatatatggactaaaattaaacaaatactaaagtatagagactaaaatgatatttcaacataaatagtatatattttaattaatagcTCAAACTATTCTTAAATGTAAAAactgaggaagaaaagaaaaaaaagcctTAGAGGAAGAAAATCCACGTCAGCATCCAACTAGGATGAACAGATCTAAGCCACGTGCCATACGGCTTATTTAATTGTCTCAACCTACCTACGTGGTTTCTCATTTCCACTTATTAAAAACCCCCAAAATTGCCCCCTTCTTCTAAACAAAGAGTTTACTCTGTTTTTACTAtcaacttttttaaaaacacCACCGGCGGCGACGACGGCGGCGGCGGTGGCTGTTCCGACGACCTGCACCGTCTCTTCGGCGGActtctcatcttcttcctgGAACTGTTTAAGAGAAATCTATTCTCAGTGTTCGTCACCGGATCCTTTTTCTTAATCTGAGAATAATCTTCGTTCTGCAACTCACTTTAACGGTGCTATGCCTTTTTTCTCTTCAACAATCTTCGTAAACTCCGGCGGTTTTTTGTTTGATTGTGCTTCTTTTCTGGCTTTTGCTGCTGTAGAATTTTGAAGTTTCTTCCATTTCTAAACATTCTCAAGAGTCCTTTTCGTTTTCTACTTCTGGCATCTTGTTTGTATGTATGTGTAGAGGAAACGAGTATGTATGTGTAGAGGAAACTAGCTTAGTTTCGGTAATTTTATTCTTAGTCTGAGCCATTTTGCGTCGTTTGTAAGAGATTTTCTTCTTTCGAGGTCTCTGTGATTGTGGTTTTTAGTTCGGTAGCAGTGTCTTTCTTGCTATGGCTTCTTTGTGTTGGTTTTGTCTTCGAAGTTAGTGAACAATGCCAGCGTTTTTGAAGATGGAACGGCTGATTGAGTTCTTCGTCTTGTTCGTTTTGGCTCCACTTTGTGCTCGATGTGTAAACCTATCTTTAAACGACGACGTTTTGGGCTTGATAGTGTTTAAAGCTGCTGTTCAAGATCCGAAGCTGAAGCTCGCGAGCTGGAACGAAGATGACGATAGTCCCTGCAATTGGACTGGTGTTCAATGCAGTCCTAGATCCAACCGGGTCGTCGAGCTTAACCTTAATGGGTTCTCTCTTTCGGGTCGGCTTGGCCGCGGGCTTTTTCAGTTGGAGTTTTTGCAGAGATTGTCGCTTGCTAAGAACAATCTTAGTGGGAATATAAGCCCTAATTTCGCTCGAGTCGACAATCTTCAGGTGATTGATTTGAGTGGGAATAATTTCTCCGGTACTGTTCCGGATGAATTTTTTCGTCAATGTAGGTCTTTGAGAGTCATTTCTTTGGCCAACAACAAATTTTCTGGGAATATTCCTGATAGTTTGAGCTTGTGTGGGAGTCTTATTGCAGTTAACTTTTCCTCGAATCAGTTTTCGGGTTCTTTGCCTTCTGGGATTTGGTCTTTCAGTGGGCTTCGATCTTTGGACTTGTCTGATAATTCTCTGGTGGGTGAAATTCCGAAGGTAATTGAGAATTTGTATAATCTGCGGACTCTTGACTTGAGCAAGAATCGATTCTCTGGACGGATTCCTGATGGTATTGGGAGCTGTTTGCTTCTGAGGTCCATTGATCTTAGTGAGAATTCATTCTCTGGGAATCTTCCTCAGACCATGCAGAAACTTGTTTTGTGTAGCAATCTGATTTTAAGCAGGAATTTGTTTGAAGGAGAAGTTCCAGAGTGGATAGGAGAAATGAAAAGCCTTGAAACTCTGGACTTTTCAAGGAACAATTTTACTGGTCGCATTCCAACTTCAATTGAGAATCTTCAATATCTAGAATTATTGAATCTCTCTTCAAATGGCTTTACTGATAGCTTTCCAGAATCTGTGATGAAGTGCCAAAGccttttggcattagatttcagCCACAATTTGATCATAGGTAATCTTCCTGCGATCGGAAGTTTAAGCAAGCTGCAGTTTCTGAGCCTGTCTGGGAATTCTTTTGTTGGTCCTATTCCAGAAACTATTGGAGATTTGAAAGCTTTAAGCATGCTTGATTTGAGTGGAAATCAGCTGAATGAAACCATTCCTGATGCAATTGGAGGAGCTGTGTCCCTAATTGAGCTGAAGCTGGCTGGAAATTTTCTAGGGGGTGAAATTCCCTCTTCAGTTGGTCACTGTTCTTCCCTTACAACTCTGTAAGCTTCCTTTCCTCACTTACTTGTCCACTTTTGATTGATTGAATTTCCATTTGCATTCTGTAGCATTGCATCAACTATGAGCCGTTTTTACATTAAACTAGTTTCTTGCAATTGTTATGACCTTACTTGAACAAGATCTATTTTATAGGTTGTACAACTATGTTCCCTTGagttctatttttgtttttttttttttttgtagttgttgGATTTCAAGCTTGCTTATATGATACACAAACTATTTATGGCATTGTAATGTATGACAGAGAAACTTAGGCATTGTAATTTATGACAAAGAAACTTAGGCATTTGCTGGATATATCTACTTGTTTAAGAAGGATCGTTATCTTTTGCTTGAATTGGGTTGTAGTCAGTCTTTATGATTTTAGTGTCCCTTTCATTTTGTTCTCAGCGTTTGAAAGGCTAGTTAGAATCTGGTGGTTGGTTAGTGATTAATATGATCTAGTTTTTAACTAATATCTCTGGTAACATTTATTTTTGTCAAACTTGGCAGGTTCATATCACACAATAACTTAACTGGCCTGATACCCGCAGCACTAGCTAAACTCTCTCATCTCCAAAATGTCGATTTATCCTTCAACAATCTCAATGGACCCCTTCCAAAGCAGTTGTCTAATCTTCCAAACCTTCTTGTGTTCAATATTTCTCATAACAACCTCAAGGGTGAGCTGCCTGGTGGTGGATTCTTTAACACCATCTCCCCTTCATCCGTTGCTGGCAATCCATCCCTTTGTGGTTCTGTTGTTAATAAATCTTGCCCTTCTGTCCTTCCGAAACCTATTGTTCTTAATCCCAACTCCACTTCAGATTCCATTTCGAGCTCGCTGCCACCAAGCGATAATCACAGAAGAAATAGAAATATCCTCAGCATTTCTGCACTGGTTGCCATTGGTGCTGCTGCTTTCATTATCATTGGTGTAATATCGATCACCATCCTAAACCTACGCGTTCAATCACCCACATCTTTGTCTGCAGCTGCACTTGCGTTATCTGTTGGGGACGATTTCAGTAATTCCTCCAGTCCTGATGCGAATTCTGGAAAGCTTGTGGTATTATCAGGAGAACTCGACTTTAGCACAGGAGCACACGCTCTGCTGAACAAGGATTGTGAGCTTGGGCGTGGTGGATTTGGAGCAGTTTACCATACTATTCTCCGGGATGGACACTCGGTTGCAATCAAGAAGCTTACAGTTTCTAGCCTTGTCAAGTCCCAAGAGGATTTCGAGAGAGAAGTGAGGAAATTTGGGATGGTCAGGCACCAAAATCTCGTGGCACTTGAAGGTTATTATTGGACTCCTTCACTACAACTCCTTATATATGAATTTGTCTCCGGAGGTAGCTTGTATAGGTTGCTCCACGAAGCGTCAGGTGACAATGTCCTTTCATGGAATGAGAGATTCGACATAATTCTTGGGACAGCGAAAGGTCTTGCTCACTTACATCAATCAAACACAATCCACTATAACATAAAATCCAGCAACATTCTTATTGATTGTAATGGTCAACCGAAGGTGGGAGATTATGGTCTAGCTAGATTGCTGCCAATGTTAGACCGTTATGTTTTAAGTAGCAAGATCCAGAGCGCGCTCGGTTACATGGCACCAGAGTTTGCTTGCAGGACAGTAAAGATAACCGAAAAATGTGATGTATATGGCTTTGGGATATTGATACTAGAGGTGGTTACAGGGAAGAAACCTGTCGAGTACATGGAAGACGACGTTGCAGTCCTCTGCGACATGGTCAGAGAAGCAGTTGAAGAAGGAAGAGCGGAAGAATGCATCGACAGGAAACTGAGAGGGAATTTCCCTGTAGAAGAGGCCATTCCCGTGTTAAAATTAGGCTTGATATGCACCTCCCATGTGCCATCAAACCGACCCGACATGAGAGAAATGGTCAAGATATTGGAGATGATCAAATGCCCATCTGAATTACAAGAGGAATTGGGATAAACTAAAATGCCAATAACACAATTGCAGATTAACCCGGGACGCCTGGATTGTATGGTGAACAAAAAATCCAGTGTGCTTTATCTGATGATGCCAATGGACTCAAAAAACTGTTGAAGAGGAAGCTACCATTGTTTTTGGCTTACTGTACTTTTTGCTTGTTTTCTTGTAATAGATTCACTTTCACCAAGCTTCCTATTTTA
Proteins encoded in this region:
- the LOC120081559 gene encoding probable LRR receptor-like serine/threonine-protein kinase IRK; translated protein: MPAFLKMERLIEFFVLFVLAPLCARCVNLSLNDDVLGLIVFKAAVQDPKLKLASWNEDDDSPCNWTGVQCSPRSNRVVELNLNGFSLSGRLGRGLFQLEFLQRLSLAKNNLSGNISPNFARVDNLQVIDLSGNNFSGTVPDEFFRQCRSLRVISLANNKFSGNIPDSLSLCGSLIAVNFSSNQFSGSLPSGIWSFSGLRSLDLSDNSLVGEIPKVIENLYNLRTLDLSKNRFSGRIPDGIGSCLLLRSIDLSENSFSGNLPQTMQKLVLCSNLILSRNLFEGEVPEWIGEMKSLETLDFSRNNFTGRIPTSIENLQYLELLNLSSNGFTDSFPESVMKCQSLLALDFSHNLIIGNLPAIGSLSKLQFLSLSGNSFVGPIPETIGDLKALSMLDLSGNQLNETIPDAIGGAVSLIELKLAGNFLGGEIPSSVGHCSSLTTLFISHNNLTGLIPAALAKLSHLQNVDLSFNNLNGPLPKQLSNLPNLLVFNISHNNLKGELPGGGFFNTISPSSVAGNPSLCGSVVNKSCPSVLPKPIVLNPNSTSDSISSSLPPSDNHRRNRNILSISALVAIGAAAFIIIGVISITILNLRVQSPTSLSAAALALSVGDDFSNSSSPDANSGKLVVLSGELDFSTGAHALLNKDCELGRGGFGAVYHTILRDGHSVAIKKLTVSSLVKSQEDFEREVRKFGMVRHQNLVALEGYYWTPSLQLLIYEFVSGGSLYRLLHEASGDNVLSWNERFDIILGTAKGLAHLHQSNTIHYNIKSSNILIDCNGQPKVGDYGLARLLPMLDRYVLSSKIQSALGYMAPEFACRTVKITEKCDVYGFGILILEVVTGKKPVEYMEDDVAVLCDMVREAVEEGRAEECIDRKLRGNFPVEEAIPVLKLGLICTSHVPSNRPDMREMVKILEMIKCPSELQEELG